A genomic window from Quercus lobata isolate SW786 chromosome 10, ValleyOak3.0 Primary Assembly, whole genome shotgun sequence includes:
- the LOC115965401 gene encoding uncharacterized protein LOC115965401, whose translation MASYDKPEVVERDAKDKEHKDDDKPEVAERDVKDKEHKDDDKPEVAERDVKDKEHKEDDKEEGKGGFLEKVKDFIHDIGEKIEGAIGFGKPTADVTGLHVNSINLEKAEFVIEILIKNPNPVPIPLIDINYLIESDGRKLISGLIPDAGTIKAHGEETVKIPVTLIYDDIKNTYSEIKPGSIIPYRIKVDLIVDVPVFGRITLPLEKTGEIPIPYKPDIDIEKIKFDRFSFEETVAVLHLKLENKNDFDLGLNDLDYEVWLCDESIGSVDLQKSANLVKNGITYIDIPITFRPKDFGSALWDMIRGKGTGYSMKGNINVDTPFGPMKLPITKEGGTTRIKKNKEDGGDDDDDDDEE comes from the exons ATGGCATCCTACGATAAGCCTGAAGTTGTTGAAAGGGATGCTAAGGACAAGGAGCACAAGGACGATGACAAACCCGAAGTTGCTGAAAGGGATGTTAAGGACAAGGAGCACAAGGACGATGACAAACCCGAAGTTGCTGAAAGGGATGTTAAGGACAAGGAGCACAAGGAGGATGATAAAGAGGAAGGGAAAGGTGGTTTTCTTGAAAAGGTGAAGGATTTCATTCATGACATTGGCGAGAAGATTGAAGGAGCTATTGGATTTGGGAAGCCAACTGCAGATGTGACAGGGCTTCACGTCAATTCTATCAATCTTGAAAAAGCGGAGTTTGTCATTGAAATTCTCATAAAGAACCCAAATCCGGTTCCTATCCCTCTGATTGACATAAACTACTTGATTGAGAGTGATGGAAGGAAACTTATTTCAGGGTTGATCCCAGATGCTGGAACGATCAAAGCACATGGTGAGGAGACTGTCAAAATACCAGTTACTCTGATTTATGATGACATAAAAAACACATATTCTGAAATTAAGCCCGGAAGCATCATTCCATATAGGATCAAGGTTGATCTCATTGTGGATGTGCCTGTTTTTGGAAGAATAACTCTACCACTTGAGAAAACTGGAGAGATCCCTATACCTTACAAGCCTGATATTGATATTGAGAAAATAAAGTTTGACAGATTCTCCTTTGAAGAAACTGTTGCAGTACTTCACTTGAAACTGGAAAATAAGAATGATTTTGACTTGGGGCTTAATGACCTAGACTATGAGGTTTGGCTGTGTGATGAGAGCATTGGATCTGTAGACCTCCAAAAATCTGCAAATCTTGTGAAAAATGGAATCACTTATATTGATATTCCCATCACCTTCAGGCCTAAGGACTTTGGCTCTGCACTTTGGGACATGATTAGAGGAAAAGGCACTGGTTACAGCATGAAAGGAAATATTAATGTGGATACACCCTTTGGACCAATGAAGCTGCCCATCACCAAGGAGGGTGGTACTACCCGTATcaagaagaacaaagaagatggtggtgatgatgatgatgatgacgacgaG GAATAG
- the LOC115963888 gene encoding glutamic acid-rich protein-like, with amino-acid sequence MTTDAQALQLLLHGSPALNSLPNEIQPFSALEELKIQNFNGMEALPNWLGNLSCLQKLSLYYCKKLMYLPILHLTDLKHLHIARCPNLEKRCVEESSAEWLQMPHIRNIKINEKYIKGKDSEDSEDFDDYDDSEYEEVEYDDSEYEESDDSEDDRDDYLQEDSIWGNDQVDDN; translated from the exons ATGACAACTGATGCCCAGGCACTTCAG CTATTATTGCATGGGAGTCCTGCACTCAACTCTCTCCCGAATGAAATTCAACCCTTCTCTGCCCTTGAAGAGCTGAAGATACAGAACTTTAACGGAATGGAAGCTTTGCCTAATTGGTTGGGCAATCTTTCTTGTCTTCAAAAGCTGTCTCTTTACTACTGCAAAAAGCTGATGTATCTTCCCATTCTACACCTCACCGATTTAAAACATCTGCACATTGCTCGATGTCCCAATTTAGAGAAAAGATGTGTAGAAGAGAGCAGCGCAGAGTGGTTACAGATGCCCCATATTCGaaacatcaaaatcaatgaaaaatacaTCAAAGGGAAGGATTCTGAGGACTCTGAAGACTTTGACGACTATGACGACTCTGAGTATGAAGAAGTTGAATATGATGACTCTGAGTATGAAGAATCTGATGACTCTGAAGATGATAGAGACGATTA CTTGCAAGAAGATTCCATCTGGGGAAATGATCAAGTTGATGATAACTGA